DNA sequence from the Thiobacillus sp. SCUT-2 genome:
TGGAAACCGAGAAGTCGGTGAGGATCTTCACCAGCGCATTGACTTGGTTCTTCTTGCGAACCGTGCCGAGCTCCAGGAACGCGAACCCCGCATGCATGGCGAGCACCATGATGCCGCCCAGCAAGACGAACAATACGTCACTGCCTGATTTCAACGCTTCCATCCCTTGCCTCCGAGCAAACGTCGCCTTGTCAAAGCAAACAACGTTCCATCGCGGCAAGTCCTTGATTCGCGGAGCAAGGCTGGTGCATCAGGCTGGCGCGCCGCACCATGGCGGTGCATGCGCCGGGGTGGGCGCACCGCCTCAGTGCATCATTTGGCTTCGCCGTTGCCTATGCTGCCCTGCTCGGCCTCGATGCGATCGAATTCGTGGTCCATGTCCGCATCGCTCATGGGGACATAGTCGGCCGCGGTTGCGGGTACCGGCTTGGTGATGGCCGCCGCCACGAGGATCCCCAACTCATACAAGAGCCAGAGCGGCGTCGCCAGCATGAATTGCGAAACCACGTCGGGCGGGGTGAAGATCGCGCCGACGACGAAGGCGCCGACGATGACGTAGGGGCGGATCTCGCGCAACTTGGCGACCGACACCATGCCCATCTTCACCAGCAGCACGACCGCGATGGGGACCTCGAACGTGATTCCGAACGCCATGAACATGGTCAGCACGAAGTCGAGATATTTGCCGATGTCGGTCATCATCGCCACGCCAGCCGGAGTGACGCTGACGATGAAGTGAAAAACCAGCGGAAAGACGAGGAAATAGGCAAAGGACATTCCCGTCAGGAAGAGAATCACGCTCGCGACCACGAGCGGCACGGCAAAGCGCTTTTCATGCTGGTAGAGGCCAGGCGCGACGAATGCCCACGCCTGGTAGAAGACCCACGGCAACGTGATCAGGAAGGCCGCCATCAGCGTGACCTTCATCGGCACGAAGAACGGCGTGGTGATCTCGGTGGCGATCATCTGCCCGCCCTTCGGCAATGCCGCCAGCAAGGGGCTCGCGAGCAGGCCATAGATGTCCTTCGCCCAGGGGAACAGGCAGATGAAGACGACGACGACGGCTGCCACGGCGCGCAGCAGCCGGTCGCGCATTTCGATCAGGTGCGAGATGAAGGATTCTTCGACTTCGCTCATGCGGGCTTGTCCGTGGCCTGGCTGCGGGCTACCTCGCCGGTGCCGTGCGGCGTGCGGCCGGCATTCTGATCGGGTTCATCCAGCGGCAGGCACTGCTGGAGCGTCTGCGGGGGCGCCGCAATTTGCGGCTCGCCGCCGCCGGGCGGCAGCTCGGCCTCCCCTGGCGTTTCGCTTGATGCGTGCTCCGTCACCGCAGCCTTCACGGAGGCGAATTCGTCGCGGAGATAGTCGTCGACCACCGTCGCCTGCTGCTGGACGCCCGACGCCGCCGACTCGATCGACTCCTTGAAGCTCTGGCCGGCGCGACGGAGCTCGTCGAGTTCGACCTCGCGGCTGATGTCCGCCTTCACCGTCGAGACGTAGCGCTGCAGACGGCCGTAGAGATGCCCGGCCGTGCGGGCCACCTTGGGTAGCCGCTCGGGGCCGATGACGATCAGCGCGACGACGCCGATGACGACCAGTTCAGAAAATCCGATATCGAACATAGGAAGGGCGCACGGAAATGCCGGGCCGGCGAGGCAGACGCAGGATGCCCGAGGCGCCCTCGCCGCTCCGCCCGTCCCGTCAGGACTGCTGCTTGTCCTTCACCTCGGCATCGATGGTATGCCCGCCTTCGCTCTTTTCGTTGAGCTTCGGCGTGTCTTCCCGCATGCCTTCCTTGAATCCCTTGACCGCGCCGCCAAGGTCGCTGCCGATGTTGCGCAGCTTCTTGGTGCCGAAAATCATCATCACGATGACCAGGACGATCAGCCAATGCCAGATGCTAAAGCTGCCCATGTTGATTCTCCTCTTGCGTTAACTGCGGCGCACGGGGTCGCCGCCGCCAAATACGTGGATGTGGACGTGGAATACTTCCTGCCCGCCGCCCCGCCCGGTGTTGATGAGGGTCTTGAACCCGCTGTCCAGCCCCTGCTCCTTTGCCAGGCGCGGCGCCAGCAGGAGCATCCTGCCCAGCAGCCGTTCATGCTCGGGCGCACAGTCCGCCAGCGAGGCCACATGCGCCTTCGGGATAATCAGGAAGTGTACGCGCGCGAACGGGTGGATGTCGTGGAACGCGAGCACTTCGTCATCTTCGTAGACCTTGCTGCTCGGGATCTCTCCGGCGACGATCTTGCAGAAAATGCAGTCACTCATTTCGATTCGCCTTCTCGACCAGTCCGGACAGTCCCTCGCGACGGGCCAGCTCGTTCAGCACGTCAGCCGGCTTCAGACCTTTGTGCGCCAGCAGCACACAGGTATGAAACCACAAATCGGCGACTTCGTAGATGATCTTTTCGGCCTGCCCGTCCTTGGCCGCCATCACGGTTTCGGTCGCCTCCTCGCCGATCTTCTTCAGGATCGCGTCGGTGCCCTTGGCGTACAGCTTCGCCACGTAGGAACTGTCGGGCGAGGCCTGCTTGCGCGCTTCCAGCGTCTCGGCGAGGCGGTCGAGGATGTCGCTCATTTGTAGATCTCGTCGGGATGCTTCAGCACCGGCGCGGTCGTCACCCAGCGCCCGTTCTCGAGCTTCTGGAAGAAGCACGAGCGGCGCCCGGTATGGCAGGCGATGCCGCCCACCTGCTCGATCTTCAAGAGCACCACGTCGCTGTCGCAGTCGAGGCGGATTTCGCTCACATTCTGGAAATGCCCCGACTCCTCGCCCTTGCGCCATAGCTTGCCGCGTGAACGCGAGAAATAGACGCCGCGCCCGGTGCGCGCCGTTTCTTCGAGCGCCTCACGGTTCATCCACGCCACCATCAGGATTTCACCCGTGGCGGCATCCTGCGCGATGGCCGGGACGAGTCCCTGCGCATCCCACTTCACGGCGTCGAGCCATTCGCTCACAGGCGCACCTCGATGCCGTGCTGCTTCATGTATTTCTTCGCCTCGTCGATGCCGTATTCGCCGAAGTGGAAGATGCTCGCGGCGAGCACCGCGTCCGCGCGGCCCTCCTTCACCCCGTCGACGAGGTGCTGCAGGTTGCCGACGCCGCCACTGGCGATGATCGGGATGTCGACCGCGTCGGAAATCGCGCGCGTCAGTTCGAGGTCGAAGCCGCTCTTGGTGCCGTCGCGGTCCATCGAGGTCAGCAGCAGTTCCCCCGCGCCGAGGCGTTCCATCTTCTTCGCCCATTCGATCGCGTCGAGACCGGTCGCCTTGCGGCCGCCGTGGGTGAACACCTCCCACTGGTCGCCGACGCGCTTGGCGTCGATCGCGACCACGATGCATTGGCTGCCGTAGCGGTCGGACGCGTCCTTCACCAGCTGCGGGTTGACGACAGCCGAGGTGTTGATGCTGACCTTGTCGGCACCGGCGTTGAGCAGGCGCTGCACATCGCCGACCGCCCGCACGCCGCCGCCGACCGTGAGCGGGATGAAGACCTCGGACGCGACCGCCTCGATGATGTGCAGGATCAGGTCGCGGTTGTCGGAACTGGCGGTGATGTCG
Encoded proteins:
- the hisF gene encoding imidazole glycerol phosphate synthase subunit HisF is translated as MLAKRIIPCLDVTNGRVVKGVNFVELKDAGDPVEIARRYNEAGADELTFLDITASSDNRDLILHIIEAVASEVFIPLTVGGGVRAVGDVQRLLNAGADKVSINTSAVVNPQLVKDASDRYGSQCIVVAIDAKRVGDQWEVFTHGGRKATGLDAIEWAKKMERLGAGELLLTSMDRDGTKSGFDLELTRAISDAVDIPIIASGGVGNLQHLVDGVKEGRADAVLAASIFHFGEYGIDEAKKYMKQHGIEVRL
- a CDS encoding phosphoribosyl-ATP diphosphatase; protein product: MSDILDRLAETLEARKQASPDSSYVAKLYAKGTDAILKKIGEEATETVMAAKDGQAEKIIYEVADLWFHTCVLLAHKGLKPADVLNELARREGLSGLVEKANRNE
- the hisI gene encoding phosphoribosyl-AMP cyclohydrolase; protein product: MSEWLDAVKWDAQGLVPAIAQDAATGEILMVAWMNREALEETARTGRGVYFSRSRGKLWRKGEESGHFQNVSEIRLDCDSDVVLLKIEQVGGIACHTGRRSCFFQKLENGRWVTTAPVLKHPDEIYK
- the tatB gene encoding Sec-independent protein translocase protein TatB; this translates as MFDIGFSELVVIGVVALIVIGPERLPKVARTAGHLYGRLQRYVSTVKADISREVELDELRRAGQSFKESIESAASGVQQQATVVDDYLRDEFASVKAAVTEHASSETPGEAELPPGGGEPQIAAPPQTLQQCLPLDEPDQNAGRTPHGTGEVARSQATDKPA
- the tatC gene encoding twin-arginine translocase subunit TatC, which codes for MSEVEESFISHLIEMRDRLLRAVAAVVVVFICLFPWAKDIYGLLASPLLAALPKGGQMIATEITTPFFVPMKVTLMAAFLITLPWVFYQAWAFVAPGLYQHEKRFAVPLVVASVILFLTGMSFAYFLVFPLVFHFIVSVTPAGVAMMTDIGKYLDFVLTMFMAFGITFEVPIAVVLLVKMGMVSVAKLREIRPYVIVGAFVVGAIFTPPDVVSQFMLATPLWLLYELGILVAAAITKPVPATAADYVPMSDADMDHEFDRIEAEQGSIGNGEAK
- the tatA gene encoding Sec-independent protein translocase subunit TatA; this encodes MGSFSIWHWLIVLVIVMMIFGTKKLRNIGSDLGGAVKGFKEGMREDTPKLNEKSEGGHTIDAEVKDKQQS
- a CDS encoding histidine triad nucleotide-binding protein; this encodes MSDCIFCKIVAGEIPSSKVYEDDEVLAFHDIHPFARVHFLIIPKAHVASLADCAPEHERLLGRMLLLAPRLAKEQGLDSGFKTLINTGRGGGQEVFHVHIHVFGGGDPVRRS